One Paenarthrobacter aurescens TC1 DNA window includes the following coding sequences:
- a CDS encoding putative ABC transporter membrane protein — protein MTLSAETAAPPQRAGVGWALLGSELSVLFRRLRTWAMLLALAAVPILIAVAVKLSARPATPGRGPLFLDRITQNGLFVAVTALVVCVPLFLPLTVGVVAGDTIAGEANLGTLRYLLLAPAGRIRLLLVKYAGAVAFCFAATATVAASGALAGVVLFPVGPVTLLSGNTISVGESVLRSLLIAAYITVSLLGLSAIGLLISTFTDVPVGAMAATIVLSVVSQVLDNLPQLEWLHPWLFSHHWLGFADLLRQPISWTSFGENALLQTGYIAVCGALAYAKFSNKDVLS, from the coding sequence TTGACGTTGTCGGCTGAAACTGCTGCACCACCTCAGCGTGCTGGAGTTGGATGGGCGCTATTGGGCTCGGAGTTGTCCGTGCTGTTCCGCAGGCTCCGCACGTGGGCCATGCTGCTCGCCCTCGCTGCGGTGCCCATTCTGATTGCCGTGGCAGTCAAGTTGTCGGCCCGGCCTGCAACTCCCGGCCGGGGGCCTTTGTTTCTGGACCGCATCACCCAGAACGGCCTCTTCGTCGCGGTCACTGCCCTGGTGGTGTGTGTTCCTTTGTTCCTGCCACTCACTGTCGGAGTGGTGGCCGGGGATACGATCGCCGGGGAGGCGAACCTGGGAACCTTGCGGTACCTGCTCCTTGCTCCCGCCGGGCGCATTCGCTTGCTGCTGGTGAAGTACGCCGGGGCCGTTGCCTTCTGTTTCGCTGCGACAGCCACCGTAGCAGCCTCGGGCGCCTTGGCCGGCGTCGTACTTTTTCCTGTGGGTCCGGTGACGTTGCTGTCCGGGAACACCATCAGCGTTGGCGAGTCGGTGTTGAGATCCCTGCTGATCGCCGCCTACATTACGGTGTCCCTGCTCGGCCTGTCCGCGATCGGCCTGCTGATCTCAACCTTCACTGACGTTCCGGTGGGGGCCATGGCTGCAACCATCGTGCTCTCCGTGGTATCGCAGGTGCTCGACAATCTGCCCCAGCTCGAGTGGCTGCATCCGTGGCTGTTCAGCCACCACTGGCTGGGTTTCGCGGATCTGCTGCGACAGCCGATCTCGTGGACTTCCTTCGGTGAGAATGCGCTCCTCCAAACCGGATATATCGCGGTTTGCGGCGCGCTGGCATACGCAAAATTCTCCAACAAGGACGTCTTGTCATAG
- a CDS encoding putative integral membrane protein: MEGAVNLLQTWWDAVVRGFTDTHTTAVPLPALLGILACAVVLSIPRVTWRWFGLYVTFVHELGHAYAALMTGRFVHGLRIGLDHSGRLVSSGRSAFGAAWSGFWGYPAPAVVGLCLIAAFAAGRSGAAMSIGALILLVSLIFLRNLTGILVAVLSATIAQLLILFATPTTVNYVVLALGVALSVGGVRDLLKLAGVHTRRRDRLAASDAFILGRTTGVPAFVWLTGFTTVIAGCAVASAWLLWGMLTV; encoded by the coding sequence TTGGAAGGCGCAGTGAACCTCCTTCAAACCTGGTGGGACGCCGTGGTCCGCGGGTTCACCGACACCCACACCACCGCGGTGCCATTGCCAGCCCTGCTGGGCATACTCGCGTGCGCCGTCGTCTTGAGCATCCCGCGCGTCACGTGGCGCTGGTTCGGCCTCTACGTCACTTTTGTCCATGAGCTGGGCCACGCCTACGCCGCGCTCATGACGGGCCGTTTCGTCCATGGGCTCCGGATCGGACTCGACCATTCGGGCCGCCTTGTCAGTAGTGGCAGGAGCGCCTTCGGGGCAGCGTGGTCCGGATTCTGGGGCTACCCTGCACCCGCCGTGGTTGGTTTGTGCCTGATTGCCGCCTTCGCCGCCGGCCGCTCCGGCGCCGCTATGTCCATCGGGGCCTTGATCCTGCTGGTCTCGCTGATCTTCCTGAGGAACCTTACCGGGATCCTTGTAGCGGTGTTGAGCGCCACGATCGCCCAACTGCTGATCCTGTTCGCGACACCCACAACGGTCAACTACGTTGTGCTGGCTCTCGGAGTTGCCCTTTCCGTGGGCGGCGTCCGGGATTTGCTCAAGCTGGCCGGCGTGCACACCCGTCGCCGCGACCGGCTGGCGGCATCCGATGCCTTCATCCTCGGCCGCACCACGGGCGTACCCGCATTCGTTTGGCTGACCGGATTCACAACCGTGATCGCCGGATGCGCTGTAGCGTCGGCGTGGTTACTGTGGGGGATGCTCACCGTATAG
- a CDS encoding putative dienelactone hydrolase family protein (identified by match to protein family HMM PF01738), translating to MATSYPVYALRVSTPVRFAVMGNDGCMPDTETSLNVAVGETEVSALHIQPKQPSATLVVAHGAGAGMEHPFLQGFAEAMAEEGVATLRFNFPYREAGRRFPDRPPLAIATWRAVMDKAAELSQGEPLWAAGKSFGGRMASMAVAEGMAARGLVYLGYPLHAPGKPEKLRDEHLYGVTVPMLFLQGTRDTFATPELLERVVEKIGPTATLQWSEGGDHSFAVKGVKRGAAEVGASLAPEVATFLRANT from the coding sequence ATGGCCACAAGCTACCCCGTTTATGCCCTGCGCGTCAGCACCCCAGTGCGTTTTGCCGTGATGGGCAATGATGGATGCATGCCAGACACTGAAACATCCTTGAACGTCGCTGTGGGAGAAACCGAAGTCTCTGCCCTTCATATCCAGCCCAAGCAGCCCTCCGCCACCCTGGTGGTGGCGCATGGCGCGGGAGCAGGAATGGAACACCCGTTCCTGCAGGGTTTCGCTGAGGCGATGGCCGAGGAAGGCGTGGCCACGTTGCGCTTCAACTTTCCCTACCGTGAGGCCGGCCGGCGTTTCCCGGATCGTCCTCCTCTGGCCATCGCTACCTGGCGGGCAGTGATGGACAAAGCAGCGGAGCTAAGCCAAGGAGAGCCCCTCTGGGCTGCCGGTAAATCGTTCGGTGGACGCATGGCCTCCATGGCAGTGGCTGAAGGGATGGCCGCAAGGGGCCTCGTGTACCTCGGCTACCCACTCCACGCCCCCGGAAAGCCTGAGAAGCTCCGGGACGAACACCTCTATGGCGTCACGGTGCCGATGCTCTTTCTCCAAGGCACCCGCGATACGTTCGCGACGCCGGAACTGTTGGAGCGTGTGGTGGAAAAAATAGGCCCGACGGCGACTCTTCAGTGGAGCGAGGGCGGGGACCATTCGTTCGCTGTCAAAGGTGTGAAGCGTGGTGCGGCCGAGGTAGGGGCGTCCCTCGCCCCGGAAGTCGCAACCTTCCTTCGGGCAAACACCTAG
- a CDS encoding conserved hypothetical protein (identified by match to protein family HMM TIGR02778) produces the protein MAMASEATTVTVPGPDGPREVRISSPSRVMWPEAGLTKLDLATYLIDVGEAFVEANGNRPISLQRYSGNIEGEMFFSKNPPKGAPEYVRSVPVTYPSARSHPQLVIDEPAAAVWAAQMNTVVFHPWASRANDPDNPDQLRIDLDPQPGTDFDDAIPAALELRTVLEEAGLTAFIKTSGNRGLHVYAPIHPKHEFLDVRHAVIAAGRELERRMPEKVTTAWWKEERGTRIFVDFNQANRDRTIAGAYSPRAVPTAQVSCPLTWDELENADPAKYTIKTVPDRLAKVGDPWASMHDHPGDIDVLLKWWERDVKNGQGEMPFPPEFPKMPGEPMRVQPSRARKPEE, from the coding sequence GTGGCCATGGCGAGCGAAGCAACCACCGTTACTGTCCCTGGTCCCGACGGCCCGCGCGAGGTCAGGATCTCCAGTCCAAGCAGGGTGATGTGGCCCGAGGCGGGACTGACCAAACTGGACCTTGCCACGTACCTCATCGACGTCGGTGAGGCTTTTGTCGAGGCTAACGGGAACCGGCCCATCAGCCTCCAGCGTTACTCGGGCAACATTGAGGGTGAGATGTTCTTTTCCAAGAATCCGCCCAAGGGTGCCCCGGAGTACGTCCGTTCCGTGCCGGTGACCTACCCCAGCGCGCGTTCGCATCCCCAGTTGGTGATCGATGAGCCGGCGGCTGCAGTGTGGGCCGCGCAAATGAACACCGTGGTGTTCCACCCCTGGGCGTCCCGGGCCAACGATCCCGACAATCCCGACCAGCTCAGGATTGACCTTGATCCTCAACCCGGCACGGACTTCGATGACGCCATCCCTGCCGCCTTGGAACTTCGCACCGTGCTGGAAGAAGCCGGACTGACGGCGTTCATCAAGACCTCCGGAAACCGGGGGCTCCACGTCTACGCACCTATCCATCCGAAGCATGAATTCCTGGATGTCCGCCATGCCGTGATCGCCGCTGGACGCGAGTTGGAGCGGCGCATGCCGGAGAAGGTCACTACGGCCTGGTGGAAAGAGGAACGCGGTACGAGGATTTTCGTGGACTTCAACCAGGCCAACAGGGATCGAACCATTGCCGGGGCGTACAGCCCCCGCGCCGTCCCCACGGCCCAGGTGTCCTGCCCGTTGACGTGGGACGAACTGGAGAACGCCGATCCCGCGAAATACACCATCAAAACGGTCCCGGACCGCTTGGCAAAAGTAGGCGACCCCTGGGCGTCCATGCACGATCACCCGGGCGACATTGACGTGCTGTTGAAGTGGTGGGAGCGTGACGTCAAGAACGGTCAGGGGGAAATGCCCTTCCCGCCGGAATTTCCCAAGATGCCGGGCGAGCCCATGCGCGTGCAGCCGAGCCGGGCACGCAAGCCCGAAGAGTAG
- a CDS encoding putative Sua5/YciO/YrdC/YwlC family protein (identified by match to protein family HMM PF01300; match to protein family HMM TIGR00057): MARFFDVHPEDPQPRAIGQVVNMLQGGGLIAYPTDSCYALGAQIGNREALDRIRTIRQLDDKHHFTLVCKDFAQMGQFVMLDNDIFRSIKAVTPGSYTFILPATKEVPKRLLHPKKKTVGVRIPDHRVVQALLAELGEPLLSSTLLLPDEEEPLTQGWEIKERLDNQVDGVIDAGDTGSEPTTVIDFSSGVAEVVRYGTGDPSRFE; the protein is encoded by the coding sequence ATGGCCAGATTCTTTGACGTGCACCCGGAAGATCCCCAACCACGCGCCATCGGCCAAGTGGTGAACATGCTCCAGGGCGGCGGTTTGATCGCCTACCCTACTGACTCCTGCTACGCGCTGGGCGCCCAGATCGGAAACAGGGAAGCTTTGGACCGCATCAGGACCATCAGGCAGCTGGACGACAAACACCATTTCACGCTGGTGTGCAAGGACTTCGCCCAGATGGGTCAGTTCGTCATGTTGGACAACGACATCTTCAGGAGCATCAAAGCAGTTACCCCTGGCAGCTACACTTTCATCCTCCCGGCCACCAAGGAAGTTCCCAAAAGGCTTCTGCACCCCAAAAAGAAAACCGTGGGCGTGCGCATTCCTGACCACCGTGTGGTCCAGGCGCTGTTGGCCGAGCTGGGCGAGCCTTTGCTCTCCAGCACGCTCCTGCTGCCGGATGAGGAAGAACCGTTGACTCAGGGCTGGGAAATCAAGGAGCGTTTGGATAACCAAGTGGACGGCGTCATCGATGCCGGAGACACCGGCTCGGAACCCACCACCGTGATCGACTTCTCCAGCGGAGTGGCCGAGGTTGTGCGGTACGGAACCGGCGATCCTTCGCGCTTCGAATAA
- a CDS encoding putative antibiotic ABC transporter, ATP-binding protein (identified by match to protein family HMM PF00005) — protein MNEPRTAAAHGATPVRSSDLAIETRALVKRFGHRSAVDGIDLAVPRGSVFGFLGPNGSGKTTTIRLLLGLASADSGDIRVLGREMPLALASVLPDVGALVEGPGFYPFLSGTGNLMRLDAADRHASFSTRRQRVQDALERVGLSHAAGKKVRAYSLGMKQRLGLANAMLRPRELLVLDEPTNGLDPQGTREVRSLVRSLAAGGTTVFVSSHLLAEVEQMCTHVGVMSAGRLVAQGPLEELRSAGQAHVVVQTPDVELASRVLTRLGLVPGEAPGTGSPWGNAAVVGTGINGHEPEAIVAALVADGVRVRGFTVENASLEERFVSLTGEGFDVVG, from the coding sequence GTGAACGAACCCCGGACAGCCGCCGCTCATGGTGCGACTCCCGTCCGCTCGTCTGATCTCGCCATAGAAACGCGCGCGTTGGTGAAGCGCTTCGGTCACCGGTCCGCCGTCGACGGAATTGACCTGGCGGTTCCCCGCGGCTCCGTGTTCGGCTTCCTGGGTCCGAATGGATCGGGGAAGACCACCACCATCCGATTGCTGCTGGGCTTGGCTTCGGCGGACAGCGGAGACATCCGCGTTCTTGGCCGGGAGATGCCACTGGCTTTGGCTTCTGTACTCCCTGATGTCGGGGCGTTAGTGGAGGGCCCCGGCTTCTATCCTTTCCTCTCAGGCACGGGTAACTTGATGCGCCTGGATGCCGCCGACCGTCATGCGTCGTTTTCCACCAGGCGGCAGCGCGTTCAGGACGCCCTTGAACGCGTAGGACTCAGCCACGCAGCCGGCAAGAAGGTCCGTGCCTACTCGTTGGGCATGAAGCAGCGCCTCGGACTGGCCAACGCCATGCTCCGGCCGCGGGAGTTGCTGGTCCTCGACGAACCAACCAACGGCCTGGATCCCCAAGGTACCCGTGAAGTCCGCAGCCTGGTTCGCTCCCTCGCTGCGGGCGGGACCACTGTATTCGTCTCCAGCCACCTGCTCGCCGAGGTGGAGCAGATGTGTACCCATGTGGGCGTGATGAGCGCCGGTCGACTTGTGGCCCAAGGGCCGCTGGAGGAGCTCCGGTCTGCCGGGCAGGCACACGTTGTGGTGCAAACGCCCGACGTCGAACTGGCGTCCCGTGTGTTGACGCGCCTTGGCCTGGTTCCCGGCGAAGCACCAGGCACCGGCAGCCCGTGGGGTAACGCGGCGGTGGTGGGTACCGGCATCAACGGACATGAACCCGAGGCGATCGTGGCCGCATTGGTTGCTGACGGCGTCCGGGTCCGCGGCTTCACCGTGGAGAACGCAAGCTTGGAAGAGCGTTTCGTGTCCTTGACCGGGGAGGGTTTTGACGTTGTCGGCTGA
- a CDS encoding putative amino acid permease (identified by match to protein family HMM PF00324) translates to MSDLETRPPAADAGNGLKRNAIGTGGIAFLVISAAAPLTVMAGVAPVAIGVGGIGAPMGYVIAGAVLLVFAVSFMALTKHVKAAGGFYTYITLAMGKTVGLASAILAIVSYNCLQIGVYGLFAVQTQAMLLALFGMDVPWPAVALVAIAAVWFLGYRGIDVGAKVLGVLLIAETAFLAIMGVGILARGGAEGISFTSFSPEHAFTPGVLAILAICFAAFMGFESTVLYRREARNPDKSVPRATYIAVGFMSVFYAFMVWTVIQAHGDGNVVAAAGELADGMFFATINQYVGPWAEVVMYVLIVTSVYASQLAFHNAINRYVYMLAKDGVLPAFLGRTHPKYKSPHRAGQIQTILAAVVIIMCAIAGADPYKQLLIWVNTPGIVGIVALQGLVSVAAFIYLRRNRAAATNRFLIPLSVASAILLFGVVALIAINIELLTFADALTNTILLLVAPLVFLAGLLIARRLRTTRPDVFARIGSFETHDS, encoded by the coding sequence ATGTCTGACCTCGAAACCCGACCCCCGGCAGCTGATGCCGGGAATGGGCTCAAACGAAATGCCATAGGCACCGGCGGTATCGCCTTCCTGGTGATCTCCGCAGCAGCTCCCCTGACCGTGATGGCCGGCGTGGCGCCCGTGGCCATCGGAGTTGGGGGCATAGGCGCCCCCATGGGCTACGTCATTGCCGGCGCAGTCCTGCTGGTCTTCGCTGTCTCCTTCATGGCCCTGACCAAACACGTTAAAGCCGCCGGTGGCTTCTACACCTACATCACCTTGGCCATGGGCAAAACCGTGGGCCTGGCCTCGGCCATCCTGGCGATCGTGTCCTACAACTGCCTGCAAATCGGCGTCTATGGATTGTTCGCCGTCCAGACACAAGCCATGCTCCTCGCACTCTTTGGTATGGATGTGCCATGGCCCGCCGTTGCCCTGGTGGCCATCGCGGCCGTCTGGTTTCTCGGATACCGGGGCATCGACGTCGGCGCCAAGGTACTCGGCGTCCTGCTTATTGCCGAGACCGCCTTCCTGGCAATCATGGGCGTCGGCATCCTTGCCCGCGGCGGTGCGGAAGGCATCAGTTTCACCTCGTTCTCCCCGGAGCATGCCTTCACCCCTGGAGTCCTTGCCATCCTGGCTATCTGTTTCGCTGCCTTCATGGGCTTCGAATCAACCGTGCTGTACCGCCGTGAAGCGCGTAATCCGGACAAGTCCGTCCCCCGGGCAACTTACATCGCAGTGGGTTTCATGTCCGTGTTCTATGCCTTCATGGTCTGGACCGTCATCCAGGCCCACGGTGACGGAAACGTGGTTGCAGCTGCCGGCGAACTGGCCGATGGGATGTTCTTCGCCACCATCAACCAATACGTGGGCCCCTGGGCCGAGGTGGTCATGTATGTGCTGATCGTGACCAGTGTTTACGCCTCGCAACTGGCCTTCCACAACGCCATCAACCGCTACGTGTACATGCTGGCCAAGGACGGCGTGCTCCCCGCTTTCCTCGGCAGGACCCACCCCAAGTACAAGTCCCCACATCGTGCCGGGCAGATCCAGACTATCTTGGCCGCCGTCGTCATCATCATGTGCGCCATCGCCGGCGCGGACCCGTACAAGCAACTGCTGATTTGGGTCAACACCCCCGGCATCGTTGGCATTGTGGCCCTGCAGGGTCTGGTGTCCGTTGCAGCGTTCATCTACCTGCGACGCAACCGCGCCGCAGCCACCAACCGTTTCCTCATTCCCCTGAGCGTGGCCTCGGCCATCCTGCTCTTCGGTGTGGTGGCACTGATCGCCATCAACATCGAACTACTCACCTTTGCGGATGCTCTAACCAACACCATCCTGCTCCTGGTCGCCCCTCTTGTTTTCCTTGCGGGCCTGCTGATTGCCCGCAGACTGCGCACCACCCGCCCTGACGTCTTCGCCCGGATTGGAAGCTTTGAAACCCATGACTCCTGA
- a CDS encoding putative translation elongation factor G (identified by match to protein family HMM PF00009; match to protein family HMM PF00679; match to protein family HMM PF03144; match to protein family HMM PF03764; match to protein family HMM TIGR00231) yields the protein MVDPRSGVPTAIGWLSSPPALALWSLQGVQSSLTFELDVFGLRAGIQHQEVPMSAKGTRETARGTGPGTAEARRGENGAALAASDPAKIRNVALVGHSGAGKSMLVESLLAATGAITRMGSISEGTTVSDSDPSAIHQQRSVTLSVAPILVGDVKVNLIDTPGYTDFTGELRAGLRAADAALFVVSAIDGIDGATVALWGECEKIRMPRAVVVSKLDHPRADFSAAVVRCQEAFGESVLPLYVPAVGNAGLIGVLHGAADEDQTPASDVEEARGPLIEGIIAESEDETLMDRYLEGEELPLADLIQDLETAVARASFFPVMPTSAETGLGLAELMALLTDALPSPLERINPAVMKLDGSSLKPLEGEPTGRLAAEVVRTTVDPFLGRVCLVRVFSGTLRVDSSIHIGGRGLADRGHEDHDADERITHLYSPVGSSLKAVPQCIAGDICAISKLASAETGDTVSDREAPLLIETWNMPEPLMPVAIEGASRSDEDALAKSIGKVAAADPTLRLERNQDTHQLILWCMGEAHAEVVLDRLRSQGVKLQTVDVITPLRETFASKAAGHGRHVKQSGGHGQFAICDIEVEPLARGGGFEFTDRIVGGAIPGTFVTSVEKGVRSQMLKGVSAGFPVVDIKVTLVGGKTHSVDSSDAAFQAAGALALREAAATAKIQLLEPVSSVVISVPDEYVGAVMSDLSGRRGRVTGTTAADGEGTEISAEVPDQELLRYAIELRALTAGTGRFSRSYLRHEPLPK from the coding sequence GTGGTGGATCCGCGGTCAGGGGTCCCGACGGCGATTGGCTGGCTTTCGTCCCCGCCAGCCCTTGCCCTGTGGTCGCTTCAGGGTGTCCAATCCTCTTTAACGTTCGAACTGGATGTGTTCGGACTCCGTGCCGGGATACAACACCAGGAGGTGCCCATGTCCGCGAAGGGCACGCGCGAAACGGCAAGAGGAACCGGACCTGGCACCGCGGAGGCCAGGCGCGGTGAGAACGGTGCTGCCCTGGCTGCAAGCGATCCAGCGAAGATCCGGAACGTGGCGCTCGTGGGACATTCGGGTGCAGGAAAATCGATGCTCGTGGAGTCGTTGCTCGCCGCAACCGGAGCCATCACCAGGATGGGCTCCATCAGCGAGGGCACCACGGTCAGTGATTCCGATCCTTCAGCCATCCATCAGCAAAGGTCAGTGACGTTGTCTGTCGCCCCGATTCTGGTGGGCGACGTAAAGGTCAACCTGATCGACACTCCCGGGTACACGGACTTCACCGGCGAACTGCGTGCAGGTTTGAGGGCCGCCGATGCGGCCCTTTTCGTTGTCTCGGCCATTGATGGCATTGACGGTGCCACCGTTGCTTTGTGGGGCGAGTGCGAGAAGATCCGGATGCCGCGTGCCGTGGTGGTCAGCAAACTGGACCATCCGCGCGCTGACTTCAGTGCCGCCGTCGTGCGTTGCCAGGAAGCGTTCGGCGAGTCGGTCCTCCCGCTGTACGTCCCGGCTGTTGGCAACGCCGGACTCATCGGTGTGCTCCATGGCGCCGCGGATGAGGACCAGACACCGGCTTCGGATGTCGAAGAAGCCAGGGGCCCGCTGATTGAGGGCATCATCGCGGAGAGCGAAGACGAAACCCTCATGGACCGGTACCTCGAGGGCGAAGAACTGCCTCTCGCGGACCTGATACAGGATCTTGAAACTGCTGTGGCACGGGCAAGCTTCTTTCCCGTCATGCCCACCTCGGCCGAAACCGGTTTGGGCCTTGCGGAACTTATGGCCCTGCTGACTGATGCCTTGCCATCGCCGTTGGAACGCATCAACCCCGCGGTCATGAAACTCGACGGTTCGTCACTGAAGCCTCTGGAGGGTGAGCCCACCGGGCGCCTTGCCGCGGAAGTGGTCCGAACCACTGTGGACCCCTTCCTTGGCCGTGTCTGCCTGGTCCGGGTCTTTTCGGGAACCCTCCGGGTGGATTCCTCGATCCATATCGGCGGCAGGGGATTGGCTGACAGGGGGCACGAGGATCATGACGCCGATGAACGCATCACGCATCTGTACTCGCCTGTTGGATCCAGCCTGAAGGCGGTTCCACAGTGCATTGCCGGTGACATCTGCGCCATCAGCAAGCTGGCCAGTGCCGAGACCGGGGACACGGTCTCAGACCGTGAGGCGCCGCTGCTGATCGAGACGTGGAACATGCCCGAGCCCCTGATGCCGGTAGCCATTGAGGGGGCATCCCGCAGTGATGAAGACGCGCTGGCCAAGAGCATCGGAAAGGTGGCGGCCGCCGATCCGACGCTGCGGTTGGAACGAAACCAGGACACGCACCAACTGATCCTGTGGTGCATGGGGGAGGCCCATGCAGAGGTGGTCCTGGACAGGCTGCGTAGCCAGGGCGTCAAACTCCAGACCGTGGACGTGATCACTCCGCTCCGGGAAACCTTTGCCAGCAAGGCCGCCGGACACGGGCGGCATGTGAAGCAATCCGGTGGCCACGGGCAGTTCGCCATCTGCGACATCGAGGTGGAGCCCCTGGCCCGCGGCGGGGGCTTTGAATTCACCGACAGAATCGTTGGCGGTGCAATCCCCGGTACGTTTGTCACGTCAGTGGAAAAGGGTGTTCGCTCGCAAATGCTCAAGGGTGTGTCAGCGGGATTCCCCGTGGTGGACATCAAGGTGACGCTGGTGGGCGGAAAAACGCACAGCGTGGACTCGTCCGACGCAGCCTTCCAAGCTGCGGGTGCGTTGGCTCTCAGGGAAGCTGCCGCAACCGCCAAAATCCAACTGCTGGAACCCGTATCGTCCGTCGTCATCAGCGTTCCTGATGAATACGTGGGCGCCGTCATGAGCGATTTGTCCGGACGCCGGGGTCGCGTGACCGGCACAACCGCCGCAGACGGTGAGGGCACGGAAATCAGCGCCGAAGTCCCGGACCAGGAACTCCTGCGATACGCCATTGAACTCCGTGCCCTCACGGCAGGCACGGGGCGTTTCAGCCGGTCCTACCTTCGACACGAACCCCTGCCGAAGTAG
- a CDS encoding putative beta-lactamase family protein (identified by match to protein family HMM PF00144), which yields MPRPPAERIQRIPRACSLFLSGLFLSCLFLSGCTETPEPRPLPPTTAAALPSTLTPTAQPPTTGPPPGPTPAPAPAPSNSVVFTPAFQELRATLELFSREKLDEGASAVLIKAKVGQQEWTLAEGVLTREGRVAVQPGHRFHVGEQFRTLLAVSVMKLVEEGRLGLDDPLAAYLPGSVSAGTAVTIRQLLGDVADLPAGLAASERAPGAPGPDALLGLVVEQLRGVPLGTVLRTDVLTPLNLRSTELLDAHSAIPDDLVHGYVQLEGETMDVTRTGLQDGIANGGLVSTVEDISAFHTALLRGELVQPASLIAMKGTVFDDYGLGLDHWDDRCTNGSYYGHAGDVPGYGSIAMSSADGNRQLSIFMAYPPQAVSTQPSALALEMTGVAQVALNAGCRFQFR from the coding sequence GTGCCGCGACCACCAGCTGAAAGGATCCAGAGGATTCCCCGGGCGTGCAGCTTGTTCCTCAGCGGTTTGTTCCTGAGCTGTTTGTTTCTGAGCGGGTGCACCGAAACCCCGGAGCCACGTCCGCTCCCGCCCACCACCGCTGCAGCGCTCCCGTCAACGCTCACGCCAACGGCTCAACCGCCGACGACAGGCCCTCCTCCCGGTCCAACCCCCGCGCCTGCTCCGGCGCCCTCGAACAGTGTTGTATTCACCCCAGCGTTCCAGGAGCTCCGTGCCACCCTTGAGCTGTTCTCGCGGGAGAAGCTGGATGAAGGGGCATCAGCCGTCCTCATCAAGGCAAAGGTCGGCCAGCAGGAATGGACGCTCGCAGAAGGAGTGCTCACCCGGGAGGGACGGGTTGCTGTCCAACCGGGTCACCGTTTCCATGTGGGGGAGCAGTTCCGGACGCTACTGGCTGTGTCAGTCATGAAACTCGTGGAAGAGGGCCGGCTGGGTTTGGACGACCCCCTGGCTGCCTACCTTCCCGGGTCAGTCTCGGCGGGCACAGCCGTGACCATACGCCAGCTCCTTGGCGACGTCGCGGACTTGCCTGCTGGCCTGGCTGCCTCAGAGCGCGCGCCTGGCGCTCCGGGACCCGATGCGTTGCTCGGCCTGGTGGTGGAGCAGCTTAGAGGCGTGCCGCTGGGTACCGTCCTGCGAACGGATGTCCTGACACCCTTGAACCTTCGTTCCACGGAGCTGCTGGATGCTCATTCAGCAATCCCGGATGATCTCGTCCACGGATACGTCCAGCTGGAGGGAGAAACCATGGACGTTACCCGCACCGGGCTCCAGGACGGGATCGCCAACGGAGGTCTGGTGTCCACTGTGGAGGATATCTCGGCGTTCCACACTGCGCTGCTGCGGGGTGAGTTGGTGCAGCCGGCGAGCCTTATCGCCATGAAGGGGACAGTGTTTGACGACTATGGCCTTGGCCTGGATCACTGGGATGACCGCTGCACCAACGGCTCCTACTACGGCCATGCCGGCGACGTTCCGGGGTATGGAAGCATTGCCATGAGCAGCGCCGACGGCAACCGCCAACTATCCATTTTCATGGCCTACCCGCCTCAGGCGGTGTCCACACAGCCGTCAGCCTTGGCACTGGAAATGACGGGCGTCGCCCAGGTTGCCCTGAATGCGGGATGCCGCTTCCAATTCCGGTGA